Genomic DNA from Plasmodium chabaudi chabaudi strain AS genome assembly, chromosome: 1:
AGTAAGGACGTGCAAAATAGTAGTAGTAAAGAGTAGCAAATGCAAAGAAATGAAAGAACCTTACCATTCGCctttttatacttttccCATAGTCATCCTCATCAAATAATGGGACTTCTAAAAAATGATCTTTTGGTTGTTTgtcattttcatcatcataATATTCGTTATCATCTTCGATTTCCCTGGCATATTCCTCATttacattttctttattatattcatttttatataaccaTATTTCATCCTTTAGTTCATTAATAtgaacttttttattttttttctcgtCTTTTATGCTAGCTGTATCATTATTGTCATATATAAGTCCCTTTATCTTTTGAactatatacattttttacattaaaatgttaattattattattcacaTTTACCAAACATATTACACAATATTAAAAGGTTATCGACATATGATACTTACATAAATTGTTTTCTCTCATTTGCATTCGTTTAATTTAGGAAACCATTCTTTTCACTTTTCTTATCacaaaacatttttattttaaattgtttttaaattttaataaaatattttgaaaattttgttaaaaataaagacaataaatatacaaatgaGGAAAATACatgaaaatggaaaataaaaaaaaattattaaaaaaagaaaaatatatcccctttataatattatgttcttttttattattattttttctcatatattatgtttcAATATATGGTGTTGGGAAATAGgcaaatatatgtatacaacTTATTCCCTTTCGTATTAACCTAAAGgtgttttaatattattctttGAATAGTTCAGTattattctatttttattttattttacacccacaatatatacacatttttcttttttgctttatttttaagttatattttattaaaaagttaaaaaattaagaaaaaatcgaaaaaattttaaaattatgaacaggcaataaaaaatgtaaaatgtTAAGAGAAATATAGCTAAAGACTTATCTATTCATTCAACCACAcactataaatatatacatacatattataGATATACTATCTTTCTAAATGATATTTtgatgtatatttttacaaagtgtgtgcatacatatatatgaaatttacaaaataaatggtGATATATCTGATAGTTTTTGATTTGTTATTCTTGTACTTGgataactatttttttgttttaaattaaaagattCTTGTTCTTTACTAAAAACttgttttttcattaaatttatcaaatcggtagaagaaaaaaaagaaattaacaacttttttttatcttctttAGTAAAGTAACTAAATTTagattcatttattaatgatGAGAAATTCTCgtctatatatttctctTTATCATTACTCATAGATAGTTTTCCTAAgtcctttttaatttgctGGACACAATCCTCaaacaatttttcatattttgatttCTCAATATAATGCTTAGTAAGTTTTTGTTGCAAGCTGCAATTTAAggttatttgtttttttaattttttttctaaattttttattttataatccaattctttatatattttatcattttccttttcattATGCTTTAATTTAGTTTCatgcacatttttttcgtcTTTTGGTTTCTCCTCCTGTTTAATAGAAATACTTTCCTTAGTGTAACTTTCATTCATACTGGTtagattatttatattttcttttttttcattttgtatttttgaaacttccttttttaagcttccctttttaataaatttctCATAtgtttttgataatttttcttctaaatatatcatatgaTTTTTCATAAGCTCACTATTTCTCTTCCATTTTTCtgcttctttttttaaaaattcagAAAAATTGTCTAACCTCAAACATTCATTGATATACCATTTAAGTtctttttgtaatttttttactttttcatcttttaattgttttattttttcttgcTTGACTATCTTTTTCAAAATCCGAATTTCTTTTTGGACatcatacatatatgtattaaatgctagtatatatttttcttcattatcttttaatatattattaaaatgaatattcatattctcaatagtattatttaaacattCAAATCTTTTTTGTAGCAACTCATTAGTCATTCCTTGATCATTTTCTATCGTTTTTTCTGATGCTACATTTTCTTTGCCCATATCTGTTAAACTTTTATCGGAATCTTCATTTTCAACTGCCTTCTCATTATTTTCCTCCGCCATTATTTacaatgatataaataaccccaaataaatatgagcATATGTTTACACatacaattattataaatagttTCATATGTAAAACAATGTACTTTCTCATATACAACTGTATAATAGAACATAAACACAAAtgcttaataaaaataaattttcttaaatatttaatttacaCAATAATCATGCCTACAAATATTCACAGTTATCTACATGTATTGCCCCTTTCTCTTATTAACCTTTTTAACTCACTCTCCTTaatacaatataaaaaaattaactgataatttttgataaattaaaacaaaaaagaaaaaacggGGTAAATCAATAAAACTTTCTAAcccttattattttactatAAGCAGacaatattaatttttataaatttttataagtttttataaattttctcaatattttttgcccATGAAAAAGACCGCGATTTTTCGATAGTAGACAAATAtgcaatattatttttttatttataaaatatttttcctcTTGAATAAATTTGGAATATAGCTTTGAAAATATCTTTCACAAAAAATAccttattaataaaattatattacttTTTCGCATTTTCATATCCCATTGAGATATATGCGTATTAACACACAAGGCCTATTCAATAAGCCCTGTCTAGCAGCCTCtcaaaacataataaaaatatcctcattttttgcaatccattttttactaaaaattggatttattaatattatataggTATGCAcacaaaatatgtacatcattcaaattattgaaaaattcattataaaaatagctatCAATAAATAGCATTCTCCATAAAAAAGTACAGTATACctttctatatattacaGAATAATATTACACAATTAAAATAGTAGATCAAAATGAAGTtagtaattttttaatttgtttgaaagattatatatgcaattttaaaaagcCTTTATATAAGGGTCAGATCATTTGCATACATAACCGCATACATTTCTCTATCCcctccaaaaaaaaattacaaaaaaatatagtaatataatcatttaaataagtATGATAATAACAAAGGACTTATAAGAAACATTATGCAAAAATTCTACATTTGTCTCTCAAACTAATTTCATACAAATAGATATCCAAAATGgtacaataaataaaaaaattatttttttttaattaaaaaaatctagctaaaatgtaaaaaaaaaaaaaaaaaaaattagctAGCTATGTAATTTACTGaccatatatttataatttcttaCCCCATTAATTAACTTTgggttatttttttcacatataTTACCATCATTCGAAAGTttacaattattaataaaataattaactAATCCTTTtgtaacatatttttttggtgatttatgaatatatggTTGCGACAAAATTGTTGAATATAAGCAACTTTTTACTACATTTGAAAGCTCAAGTAAATAAgacaatatattattatgaaatggctgcatttcttttaatttataatttatatttatgttaatTTGTGTtgtttctatatatttcacGGTTTTTAATAAAGTATTTTGAAGATTATACAATGTTTTAATTTGATGAGCACCAAAAAACATATCGCTTattaatgttttaaaataaatatttttatttacacaaACCTTATTAGACACCAAATATggcaaataataatattttgttttgttggaaaaattattaagcatattttcttttccatttcttttattttttccttctGTCCAGCTAAATATTTGTgtactattattatgaacattcatattttgatCTGGATTATTATGGgaagtaaataaattttcaatataattttccaaCATTTTGTAATCATGAATTAATATTtcgaataattttttacaattttcaactctttcattattttcgggattatccatattattacattGCATAGCTAATTTGATtttgcataaaaaaaaagctgTGGAAGATGGTAAGCTTAAAACCTTTTCATTGACTGAAGAAATACtctcatcatttttatttatatttttttttaaattatcaatttttaGTGATGATATTGCATTATCAAATGTTTCttctaatttatttgtagaaggcgttttaaataaataaaaaacaaaattgtctgataaatatttcatatactttttttctgaaattattttaaaaaaatgattttctAAATGTGTTAAATGTTGTATtccatttgttttttcttctgttttatttaaaaaatgtaaacaAGTAGATAaacaagtatatatatcccATATGTCTTCTAAATATAGGTTTtcaaaaatgcatattttttttctataatttttatgactatctattatattccctctatttttaaaaacatcaTTTTCGTTATTATAACCATCTATTTCAGCATAATCCGTGTTTGATTTATCTGTCTTTAAATTGTTAGTCATCTGTTTTTCTTCATGTGTATTATTCTTAACATTTTCGCCAGGATTTTCTATTTTCCCCTCGTATTTGTtactattataataatagtaaaataatacaaaataagaGTACTGTGccattatattaatatattcgtTTAacgtattatttttaagaaataaattggaggaaataattatttgaatagTTTGTAATAGAGGAACAACAAACGGTATAATTGtggtatttattattttattttttgttacttCATCATAAAGTTTTGCATACTCTGTTTTGCAAAtgtctttttcattaaatgatataacaCTATTATTATCCAAATTCactatattcatttttggtgttatttttattaatgaatctacaaattttaaaataaaagttggactataatttttacaactactataaaaattatacaaatgAAACAacgaaatattttttatttcgttacatattttatctttatcaattttatatatttctccTAAGCTTTTTgagttatttttttcattccaGCCACTTTCGTCCTTTTCTATCATTTCACTTTTATCaatagaatataaaatagctatttcatctagctttttttttatacattttattatatcatatgTATAACTATTTGTGTTTACAGAAAATtgtgaaaatttaaatatatcacttaatacttttatattataaaaaatcaaatattcattttgtaaatCATTTTTGAAACTTTCTTTATGCATATCCTTGTCtacattattatcattaattttttttatttcacttGTTAAAAGGTCTAGATTTATATCCGATTTCACAAAAGAAAACATTGTATCTTTTTTATCTGGaaataacatatttattcgATTCGGATCActcttctttattttatttaattctatttttatttcgtctaaatttttattcattctTGAGCAAAGTACCGCTACCACATTTTTCAACAAATTATTTCTACTACTTAtgtcataatttttattataattcaataagtctttgtttatattaattgttTTGTCGTATACTTGAATTAAATCCCAATCACgtataaatgtatttaaattatttatatcatcttttttattgaatATCGTATCTCCACTAtcttttgatatatttttattttcactaTTTGTTTCTGActtgttaataatttttttttgttcatcTAATTCGCTAGCTactatattgttttttacaCTTATTGATTCATTATTGTCGTCCTCAATATTTGCATAGCTATGTTcttgatttattttgcaATCATTAAATGGGGGTTGAGACGAAAACTCAATTTCGGGgacaaaagaaaatacagaatatattttataaatacgCGTTAATGTATAATTATCAGCGGTATCcatatttatgcatttattaatattgtgtcttaacttatttataaacatattcataatttgaTTTTGTGTACTCgccataaaaattatattttgcatACACTCTgacaaaaacaaaagattttctaaattataattatgcataattaaactaattttttttataaaaattaaaaaacatgtattataaaaattgttcatattattttgaaaatgttCTGAACAagcaatattattttcacttttatttttattgtctaTATGATACAAATTAATGTTGTCTTGAATTGGTTTCCCTAAAGTTTGAGGTGGTCCTATAACAAAAGACTCAACACTTTTTATgaaattgataaaatttttatgtgtttgaaatttatttaaaggaCTACAAACTATATAAtcaacaattttattaaataaattataatttaatattaaaaatttttgtaaaataaataaactaaAGCTTAAATCATAAGGTTTCATTAATTCaagtttattttcatatgtaaatataattgaatGCATAGTTTTACTATTCATTTGattttctaaatattttgttgtttttgcaaaataatcaatttcaattaatttatcaatattttgtctgaatattttatttaaataatcttTTAACATGACCATATTTTCgctattatttgaaaatgatgCTGACAAAATCagccatttttttattaatcgaacattttttttttcatcattttgtgTGTCGTTTTTCTGTAAATTTTCCAAACCATAATCAGACACCTTTTGGTCATTcccataataatatgttatatttctattccttaaatttaaaacaaagCATTCAAAAAATGCTCCCTTCagaatttcattttttgtattttcatcCACATACTTaagattatttaaaatagtataataatcaaaattgtttaacttttgaaaaaataaatcgaTTTCgtcattatattcatttttttttttttttgaaattaatttatcaatttgaataaatatattatcccATATCTTtgtatcatcatttttctCCAAAATCTTATTAACATAATCTAATAATTCAATAATATTCAATTTGGAAATTTTCATCAAATCCCCATTTTTTAGTAATATATTAGTTGTGTGTGTAAATCTTcgaatttgtattttttccacACTACTTGAATTAAAGCaacttatattatttaggCGAAAAATGTTGTTAGTCTTGGTTCCATTATTAAGTAGTATCACTTTTTCAGCACCTTGATTTATTCTCGAAGTATACCGAATCTTttcatttgatttttttctttttatggAAATGGGCTTACtataatttcttttatttcttctaaaacttaaattaaataattcatattttttaacaccatcaaaaatgtttttcATTCCCCTTTTGGTCTCTTTCATACTACTATTAATATGAGGTAAAATAACTTTATTTGGTATTCCTTTCTTTTCATATTCTAAGCATGTAGCATCAACTGGCTTGCTTAATAACACTATTTCATGACAAAAATGTTTTGAACTCCTATATCTACATATGATGCCAGACTCCTTTTCACATTTACAAACTCTTTTAATCACATtgtttttcatcatttcgttatttcacttttttatttttcatggccttttccttttcttcatatatgctttcttaaattttaatcAACTATTTCTgttgttttatttcaaaaaaatttatatcctTACACAATATAGAACACGAAAATAACCCATCGTATACAGAATAACAATAACAActtcttttataataaaataaaactattCACACAGGTTTCCTAAAATTAagttacaaaaatattcaatatTTAAACAGTGGAAGATAAGAAATGCAAACAAAggcataaaaaatggatttaCATACTTATTATGTATGCGATTCGAagaaaaaatcgaaaagatggaaaaatattaataactATTTAACATCATCCTATtcttcaaaaataatatgctttccccaaaaaattattatctatatatatcactataagatataaaattatcaacacttttaaatttaataaatttttttcacatgTTATACCGTTTTAGCATAAAGAAATTGTTACTGAAAAATGGAGTgctagtaaaaaaataaaggtagcatatgtaaataatgtgtatgcatatttttttgtaaaatttttcataatttttcataatttttcataatttttttcataattttttcataatatttccaACATGTTCCCAGCCTTTTAAGGGAAAAGCTAAACATACAACATAAACAGAGGGATCCTACAAAAATTGAAATCATAATACGAATCCCTGTTTGGCAATAAAAAGCGTACAAAGCatatgtttaaaatatttcattttcatgaTATCAAATAGTATATTTCtttcttattatattttcataatttatttattttcaaaaaagtttattaaaagttaaagataaaatgtgaaaaaatatttccaaaATTGTTGGATTTCATGACACAACtaatatttgtatacaTGAACCCACGAACAAAtagcaaaaatataaaacgaaaaaaaaaaaacaataaaaataagaagCCTTCTCGACCTCTTgctttaaaaacaaaaaaataatcctAACTCTATACATACACAACcttcttttatttctcCAATACATTATGCATTTGTCGATTTATGTTATTCGATGGACAACCATTGTTCATACTACTTGAGTTCATATGATTACTTGATAAGTATTCTGTATTTATAGTACTAGAATTAGATGTAGATCTTATCTTCTCAatcatttttgtatttgaataaaattcataattataagaatctttaattaaatttattggtgataaatatatagatcctgtatttgtattatttttagaatCCTTTATATATCCATTATACATCATTTCATCACatttatctatattttgattaacaatattcatattattattttttactaacTCTTTACTAGCCATATTGttgttcataatattttgacCATTGTCATTATtgcaatttattatattactaCGACATTCTGTGCTCAAACTGTTTTGTAAGCTACTCTGTAAACTGTTTTGCAAACTATTCTTTGTGCTACTTTCATTGCTATTGTCTGTGTCATACTTATTCTCTGCTTCCTCAGTCTTGCTTTCATTCATACATggttttaaattataattcataACAAAAGAACTTTCTTTATTACCACTTGTATTATCCTCACTTTGCTTACTTACCGATGCGCTATTTTCTTGTATACTTGTATTGATGCCATCACTCTTTTTTGGGACTGTACCATTGTTAATGTTTTCTTCTACTAAATTTAgatcatcattatttacattatcTTTAGATTCATGGGTTCTAGATAACTTTGAACccacatttattttattatcccCATTGATATTCAAATCTGTATAATAATCCTTTCTATTCATATCAATAATAGaatcattataatttgttaCTTCTACATTTTCcttatcaaaattttcttttgcATCTGTTTTagaatcatttttatcattaataGAATCTCCAGTTGCATCTACATCCtcttcttttcttttagaAGCAGATAAAGATGGATCAGCAAAACAATTGTCTCTTAACTCATCTAAttgataattattatgatatattaaattattattatttattgttttgtAATATGCATTGGATATATTAGGCATATTTTCGTTTAAACACATTTGTCCATCATTAATTACATAATCattgttcataattatattttttttgtcatcACTATTTAAGTAActaaaatttttgtttaaatcGACaccataatttatattttgcaaTCCTTGATCAATAGTATTAGCCATATTCATTCTGTTCATCATTGTAGGATTGTTTAAATTGTCtttcatataattcatgttataattattattaacattatCCATGCTTGATATGTCTTGAGGATTTCTTAATTTGTATGCTGAGTTAGGAGTagaatttatatcattaaaattGGTAGTATGATagatattatttaaattaacaatatttttcatattattaatataatttttatttgctaTGCTCAATTCGTTAGgatacataattattttctgaccattcatattttctaaattattattaacaatatgattcatatataattggCTGTTTATATCAGTAGACAAATTAGGATTACCTAAATTATTCATTCCACATTCTCCactattcatattataaaacattggatttttatataaattatttatatcatttaaatatatcatatctTGCATCTGTTTTGCATCTCTCATAGTATTTAAGCTTACTACATTCCTTCCATTATTCATTTCTTCGAATTTTTTGGtttcattaaaattatgaacatcTGAACTATTGTTCATGCAATTTTCatctttcatatttattcgACTCGAATTGCTTAAAATTCCTGAATCATTTGCGTTATCCATCAAAATGTAAACTCCATCCATATTAGATGCACTAGTAGATATTGGCATTACAGAACTACTAGTCAAACCAGATTCAAGATTaacattttctaaattattaataaaatatttatggttatacatatttgtattattcaTAGATGTGTAAGGATATAAATTACTATTCATTCCATCGATATATCctattttgttataatttgaattaggaaaattatatcctacattatacatattattaattacaGAATCGggcatataattattcattactatatttttaaaagatgGATTAGACAAtgcatttaaataattttcgaTATATTCATTCTTATTAACATTCCAGCCTACTGATAATATgtgtaaacaaaataataacgcATTATATATCTGTTGAATTCCTAATTCTTTAGATGCATTTAATGGTActtcaaaatattcataaaacattttatattgataaatatatggtACTCTATACCCTCTTGGATTTTCTACAAATTCTATAGATGTATTCTCAggaatcattttttttaattccatattttcataacaTATCAAACTATTATCATTCATGTACATATTACTAACATCCTTACTATTTTGTATTCttgttttttcatcaaTTGGTATCATATCATTCATTTTGGTGtaattatgatatatttttccttcctctataatttcatttccatttttattttcatctttatcATCCATTCTTATATTTGAATCGTTACTATTAATTATGTACgtgttcatataattatcttgccctacatatttatataaattatttgcatCCTTAGTTTCATTGACttgattattatatgaaatatcATAGTTATTATTAATCGTTTCGTTAGAACATATTGTATGATCATTTGTATTTAAGCGACTTAAACTTGAATATCTTgttcgttttttttgaatagaTGTCTTAgacttatttatattatcaaaaaaattattttctaaagactcatcaattttttcattattcatattatatcCATTACTAATTGTACTTCTTCTTcggttattttttttaatattatcagattcatataaatcatagttattattaacaatatattcaaatttatttaacttTTCATTATGGGATGTACAATAGAATGGAACCtcattcattttattttcatttttactaACCCCTTTACTTGTTCGTAAATCACCTTTAGAACAACTTGAATTATTCTCTGATTCGTTTTGAAAAATAGAAGCATCATTTGTGTTGTCTTTTACTTCATCATTCTTATTTACACTATTTCTTTCTACACAAACtaattcgttttttttgacACTTAAAAcgttcatattatttattccgCTCTCAtcaattatttcatttttatttggtgTCTGTTTTCTATATACCCCTGAATTTAAAACAGTATTATCTTTACCTTCATTTTGAATCATTTcacaattataatttttatttattacacTATCATTATAACTAGCTAAACATCCATcactattattaatatgataataatttttattttctaaattagAATCAGGAATAAAATTcatatctttatttatgttaccaattgcatataaattattattcatttctaATCCACGATTTaagaaattatttgaatttgtGTAACGATATAATTCTCTTATATCATGTTTTACATTATattgattattttgtaaattattttgaatcgaattatcaatattataatttaaaaaaccataattattataattatctaAATATGGAATATGTACAGGATATTCTCCTCTTTCCAAATTAGTATCTAATGCACCATTATgaatgttattatttatatgatatgTATCACACATATTTcccatattattataataaatatcttttatattgttattcattttattattcttattaCTCCATACAATAGAATTCTTTTCTAAGGTCTCATCATATAAATTGCTTACACCATTTACAACTGGATGATTATTAATTGTGTACCTATTTATATTGGTTTCATTATATTGAGTACTTGgtcttccttttttatttccactACCAACACTAGTTGATGTCTTACTATCTGTCTTAGACATCTTTCTTAATCTTGTACTTCGTACACCTTTACTTCTAGGTGTATATGTTCGTTTTTTTGGAggattttcattttcatttttaacaGTTTCACCAgtgtttatataatatgtagtACTACCATTATACTCTTGAATGTTCAcactattttcatcattactTCCGttgtttaaattataattactGTTGCTCttgctatttttattttcgtttatattttttaaaacacaTCCAGTATATTCAGTATTAGCATTGTTGGTAATGCTGTTATTATTTCTCGACCTTCTTAACCCTTCCCTTGTACCATTTGAAACTggtgtatttttttctgcTTTCACAATACCtgattttgtttttttctttcgttttacattctttttcatatatacatttattttaacaacAGTACGATCTGATCTTGAAAATCGTGTACCAGTTGCTTTGTGTAATAACATCGGATTGAAAACCCCTTTGATCATACTTTGAGCAAATGCATCTGCTCTTTTTTGAGCCTCATCATTTCCAACTTTTTTACAAGACCATCTTGCCTTCATAGGGGATCCATTATCTATCCATTCAACTCTCCACTCTCTTTCTATTCGATCTCTAATTAATGAGACTTTATAGTCTcctaaattttcatataccTTCACAATTGGTGGTCCTTTATCTGGATATAGCTGCTCAAAGGTTATACCTGATTTTAATTTCTCTATCAATTCTTTTGCTCTTAATTTAGCTTTATCATTACCATACTTTTT
This window encodes:
- a CDS encoding AP2 domain transcription factor, putative, translating into MQTCNKTTDCIDKIDNLLLNAQHIEKKETRFGQVFVIDMIKGVNVETNNMKEETVCGTDSLVPVSSIKNGNDGEMNNGVSEVKINKEPVILIDKIERCLVVEWYENDIRREQRISYKKYGNDKAKLRAKELIEKLKSGITFEQLYPDKGPPIVKVYENLGDYKVSLIRDRIEREWRVEWIDNGSPMKARWSCKKVGNDEAQKRADAFAQSMIKGVFNPMLLHKATGTRFSRSDRTVVKINVYMKKNVKRKKKTKSGIVKAEKNTPVSNGTREGLRRSRNNNSITNNANTEYTGCVLKNINENKNSKSNSNYNLNNGSNDENSVNIQEYNGSTTYYINTGETVKNENENPPKKRTYTPRSKGVRSTRLRKMSKTDSKTSTSVGSGNKKGRPSTQYNETNINRYTINNHPVVNGVSNLYDETLEKNSIVWSNKNNKMNNNIKDIYYNNMGNMCDTYHINNNIHNGALDTNLERGEYPVHIPYLDNYNNYGFLNYNIDNSIQNNLQNNQYNVKHDIRELYRYTNSNNFLNRGLEMNNNLYAIGNINKDMNFIPDSNLENKNYYHINNSDGCLASYNDSVINKNYNCEMIQNEGKDNTVLNSGVYRKQTPNKNEIIDESGINNMNVLSVKKNELVCVERNSVNKNDEVKDNTNDASIFQNESENNSSCSKGDLRTSKGVSKNENKMNEVPFYCTSHNEKLNKFEYIVNNNYDLYESDNIKKNNRRRSTISNGYNMNNEKIDESLENNFFDNINKSKTSIQKKRTRYSSLSRLNTNDHTICSNETINNNYDISYNNQVNETKDANNLYKYVGQDNYMNTYIINSNDSNIRMDDKDENKNGNEIIEEGKIYHNYTKMNDMIPIDEKTRIQNSKDVSNMYMNDNSLICYENMELKKMIPENTSIEFVENPRGYRVPYIYQYKMFYEYFEVPLNASKELGIQQIYNALLFCLHILSVGWNVNKNEYIENYLNALSNPSFKNIVMNNYMPDSVINNMYNVGYNFPNSNYNKIGYIDGMNSNLYPYTSMNNTNMYNHKYFINNLENVNLESGLTSSSVMPISTSASNMDGVYILMDNANDSGILSNSSRINMKDENCMNNSSDVHNFNETKKFEEMNNGRNVVSLNTMRDAKQMQDMIYLNDINNLYKNPMFYNMNSGECGMNNLGNPNLSTDINSQLYMNHIVNNNLENMNGQKIIMYPNELSIANKNYINNMKNIVNLNNIYHTTNFNDINSTPNSAYKLRNPQDISSMDNVNNNYNMNYMKDNLNNPTMMNRMNMANTIDQGLQNINYGVDLNKNFSYLNSDDKKNIIMNNDYVINDGQMCLNENMPNISNAYYKTINNNNLIYHNNYQLDELRDNCFADPSLSASKRKEEDVDATGDSINDKNDSKTDAKENFDKENVEVTNYNDSIIDMNRKDYYTDLNINGDNKINVGSKLSRTHESKDNVNNDDLNLVEENINNGTVPKKSDGINTSIQENSASVSKQSEDNTSGNKESSFVMNYNLKPCMNESKTEEAENKYDTDNSNESSTKNSLQNSLQSSLQNSLSTECRSNIINCNNDNGQNIMNNNMASKELVKNNNMNIVNQNIDKCDEMMYNGYIKDSKNNTNTGSIYLSPINLIKDSYNYEFYSNTKMIEKIRSTSNSSTINTEYLSSNHMNSSSMNNGCPSNNINRQMHNVLEK